A region of the Methanobrevibacter ruminantium M1 genome:
AAACTCAGGGAAGGTTAGGGAGTTAAGATTCTTACCCATCTTACGAGTTCTTTTACCGAAGAATACAAATGCAATGAATATCCCTACAAGAATATTTAAGAATGCAAGCCATAGTATACCCATACCATATTTACCTGCCACTCCTCCAAAACCGACAATAGCTGCCGTAGAGATAAAAGTAGCCCCGTAACTTAATGCCATAATGTATGGGTGAGTTTCTCTACCTGCAACCAAAAAGTCTTCAGAGGAATTTGTTCTTTTCCATGCTAGGTAACCTACGTAACCTACCATAAGGAAGTAAACGATAAAAACAATTCCTAGTAAAAAGTAATTCATTCAATGACCTCTAAATAAAAATTTAAATAAAAATATATTGTGAAAGAAATGATAAAATTATAAACCGGAACATTATATTCTCTTTAAAAAATTGAGAAAGTATAAACCGGATAATTTATAATTTCACTTTAAAAAAATGATAAAATTATAAACCTAATTAACTATAATTTCACTTTAAAAAAATGATAAAATTATAAGTTTAGTAATAATAATTTTACAAATTAATTTTTAATTAATATTATATATAAATTTTTTTAGAAAATTAAAAATTATCTAATTAAAAAATAACATAAAACTTAATCAAGTCTTAATTAGGTTAATAGAATAATAAAAAAGAATATTTTGAAAAAATAAAAATAAAATATGCAGAAATGAATAAAAAATGTACATTTTAGACAATATTAAGAAATTTTAAACTAGTAAATTTATTAATGATTAGTAATAAAGTTAATAGTGTTATAAAAATATAAAAGTTTTTTTAAAATAATAAAAATTATGTAAAATCAAAACTTTTTTTAAAAATAATAAAATTATACTTATAATAAGAAAAATCATGGAGAAATTATATGATTTGGAATCAGAATGCAGAATGTATGGATAAGGAAGAAAAAGAAGAAATGCAACTTGCCTTACTCCAAAAACAAGTAAAGAGAGTTTATGAAAAGGTACCCTTCTATAGGGAAAAGTTTGATAAAGCAGGATTTCATCCAGATGACTTAAAAACCCTTGATGACATTACCAAAATACCATTTACAACCAAAGCGGATTTAAGAGAAGCATATCCATTTGGATTATTCGCAGTAAGCGATGATGAGATTATAGAAATTCACAGTACCTCAGGAACAACCGGAACACCTGTCGTCTCCGGATACACACAAAAGGATATTGACATTTGGGGAGAGTGCACTGCAAGGGCCATTGCAATGGCTGGCGGAGATAAAAACTCAAAAATCCAAAATTCCTATGGATACGGATTGTTTACCGGAGGATTCGGTATAGACCACGGTGCTAAAGTAATGGGAGCCACTGTAATACCAATGTCTTCTGGAAACACTGCAAGACAATTGAAGATCATGGAAGACTTCCAAAGCGACATTCTCACCTGCACTCCATCCTATGCAATGTATTTGGCAGAATCCCTTGAAAAGGAAGGATACACTGCAGATGACATCAGCTTGCACGGAGGAATCTTCGGAGCTGAAATGTGGACTGAAGAGATGAGGCGTAGCCTAGAGGAAAAATTAGGAATCACTGCACATAACATTTACGGACTTACTGAATTGATGGGTCCAGGAGTTGCTGCAGAGTGCAAATATCAGACAGGGCTTCATATTCAAGAGGATCATTTCTATCCAGAAATCATTGACCCTGAAACCGAAGAAATATTAGAAGACGGCAAAAGAGGAGAATTGGTCTTGACCAACCTTACAAGAGAAGGAATGCCGGTCATCAGATTCAGGACAAAGGATATGACCGCACTTAGAAGGGATGAATGTCCTTGCGGAAGAACCACTGTAAGAATGGATAGAATCACTGGAAGAAGCGACGACATGCTAAAAATCAAAGGAGTCATGGTTTACCCATCACAAATCGAAACAGCTATCCTACAGATTGAAGGATTGACTGCAAACTATCAGATTCATGTATCAAGACCTCATACCCTTGATGAGATAGAGGTAAAAGTGGAAACCTCACCTGAAGTATTCTCAGATGAGATGAAAAAGATAGAAGAATTTGAAAGAAGAATTGCCAAAAAGATTCAAAGCGCTATTGGCATAAGCGTGGATGTGACTTTAGTAGAGCCTGAATCCTTGCCAAGAAGCGAAGGAAAAGCAATTAGAGTAATTGATGAGAGGAACTTTGATTAAACTATTAAATTAATTTGATTAATAATTAGAATTTTAATAATTGATAAATAAACAAATATTAGTATTTAGGATGATATTATGAGCGTAAAACAACTTTCCGTATTTCTTGAAAACAAAGAGGGAAAATTAAAAAAAGCAGTTAATGCAATGTCCCAGGCTGGAGTTAACATCAGAGCCCTTTCCATTGCAGACAGCTCCAAATATGGAATTTTAAGATTAATCGTTTCAGACAACGAATTAGCTATAAAAGCCTTAAAGGAAGAAAACTTTACAGTTAAAGAAACTGAAGTTATTGTTGTAGGAGTAAAGGACGAACCAAACGGATTGAACACAATGCTTGAAATCCTTGAAAAAGAGCATATTAATGTGGAATACCTTTATGCATTCGTCAGCTCCAAGACTGATGAAGCTATTGTTGTTGTTAAGATTGGAAACTATGAAGACGGTTTAAAAGCACTTGAAAATGCTAATGCAAACCTCTTATCCAAAGAAGATTTAGCTGAATTATAAATCTTCTTACTTTTCTTTTTTTATTTTATTTAACATTTAAAACTTTTTTAACTATTTTTAAACTTAATAAGAATTTTTAAACTTATTTAACCATTTTTACTTAGAAATTTAAGCAGAAATATCCTCCCACATCTATTTTTATAAACGTAACCAAATTAATTAAAAAAGATTAAATTACTTTACTAACATACATAATATTAAGAAACATAACGGAGAATAAAATGTTAGATAGATTAAAAAGCATTAGTCTTGGAAATTGGATACTCATCGGAATGGTTTTAGGCCTAATAACAGGCGTAATATTAAACTTGTATGTTCACAGCCAATTTATTGACATAATACTCATAGATAACGTTTTCTACTTAGGAGGAAACATATTTATCAAGCTAATGAAGATGCTGGTTGTTCCTCTTGTCTTCTGTTCGATTGTGGTAGGGGTGGCCTCAATTTCAGACATTAGAAAGATTGGTACAATCGGTGGGCGAACCATCCTCATCTACCTTATTACAACTGCCCTTGCAGTTTCAATAGCTCTTCTGATTGCAAGCTTCATCCATCCAGGTGCAGGACTGCATATGGCTGGCCTTGCAACTGCCTCAAACGTTTCAACCAATGTTACAATAACCAATACAATCTTAGGAATGGTTCCAGACAACCCAATCAACTCATTGGCAAATGGAGACATGCTCCCAGTAATCATTTTTGGAGTACTGGTAGGAATCATTCTAGCTAAGCTAAAGGAAGAGACAGAAACCATAAACAAGGTCTTTGAGGAAGGCAACACAATCATGATGGAAATGACTTCAATAGTCATGAAATTTGCCCCAATAGGTGTTTTCTGTCTTATGGCTAAGACATTTGCAACCTTAGGATTCGATGGTCTTATGCCGCTGAGCAAATATGTAATATGTGTGCTCATAGGCCTTGCAGTGCAGGCATTCATTGTCTATCCGTCACTTATGGTCATATTTACAAGATTGAATCCGATCAAGTTCTTTAAGAAATTCTATTCTGTAATGCTATTTGCATTTTCATCTTCAACATCAAATGCAACAATTCCATTGAACCTAGAAAAATTAAGCGAACTTGGAGTCTCAAGGGAAGTCTCATCATTTACAATCCCTCTTGGAGCCACCATCAATATGGATGGAACCGCTATAATGCAAGGGGTTGCAGTAATGTTTGCTGCACAGGCTTATGGAATGGATTTAGGAGCAAGTGCGCTACTTACAGTAATTTTCACTGCAGTGATGGCCTCTATAGGAACTGCTGGAGTTCCTTCAGTAGGATTGATTACCTTAAATATGGTATTCACTTCAATAGGATTGCCTGTAGATGCAATAGGAATCATTATGGGAATAGATCATATCTTAGACATGTTTAGAACTGCTGTAAATGTAACAGGTGATGCAATATGTACTATAATTGTATCATTTAAGAACAAGTCTATAGATTTGGATGTTTTTAATGGTAAAAAACAAGCCGAGGGAAGTTCATAACAAAAGGAACTTCCTAAACAGTTTCCAGTTTGATAACTGGAACCTATTCTTTTTTTTAAAAATATTAGAAAAATAGTTTATATATAATTTCCAGCCCAATAAGCTGGAATCTATTCTTTTTTAAGTATGTCATTTTAAATGAGAATTAAACTTTACTCCTTTTTATCATTCTAAATGACAATTACAGATTTACTCTTTTTTATTTTTAGAATATCTCATTTTAAGAGCATTAAATAGAGAATAAGTATAAATAAAACTAATTAAAAATATTTGAAGATATTTGAATAAAGAAAATTATAAAATAATAAAAAAAGCAAAAATATGAAAAACAAAAAAATAGTATAAATTAAAAAGCTAAAAAGAATGTTAAAAGTTTAAAAAAAAGTAAAAATTAGTTAAAATATTAAAATTCCTTTAACATTTCAACTATTTCTTCTTTACCATATCCTAATTTAACTAAAAGGGATTTAAGACTGTCTCCACCTTCCCATTTTACATCTTTCCATGCTTTAAAGTCATTTCTTAAAATAGCATTTATTATAAGTTGTACAGTAATGAAATCATCACTATTAATGACCATTAAAGCATCCGCTTGTGAGAATTTTCCTTCAGGATCCACCAAATCATATTTGCCGGAGTCCATATCTTTTTTAACAATAGCACTATCGATTTTAAAAGGCATTTTAACACCAAACCAAATTTGTAAATTTATCAAGAAATGAAAATAAATAAAAATTTAAAAATTAATCAAATAATTAAATTTTATAAAACAATTAAAATAATTAGAATAATTAAAAAACTATAAAAAATTAAAAATGAATGATTAAAAAGTTATTAAGAGCAATTAGCTAGTTAAATATTAGCAATGTGCTCATTTAATGACTTAACTTTTAAATCATTTTCCTTAACAGCTGCAATTGCATTTAAAGCAGCTCTTGCTCCTGCTAAGGTAGTCACATAAGGAATTCCAAGCTCTACAGCTAAACGTCTGATTGTATAGCCGTCCTTAGAAGCCTGTTCACCATGAGGAGTGTTAATAATCATATCAACCTTTCCATCTAAAATTGCTTCCTTAATGTTAGGCTGTCCTTGGGAAACCTTCTTGACCCTTGTAATAGGAACATCAAATATTGAATTGGCTGTACCCTTGGTAGCCATTATATTAAATCCTAAAGCA
Encoded here:
- a CDS encoding phenylacetate--CoA ligase family protein, with protein sequence MIWNQNAECMDKEEKEEMQLALLQKQVKRVYEKVPFYREKFDKAGFHPDDLKTLDDITKIPFTTKADLREAYPFGLFAVSDDEIIEIHSTSGTTGTPVVSGYTQKDIDIWGECTARAIAMAGGDKNSKIQNSYGYGLFTGGFGIDHGAKVMGATVIPMSSGNTARQLKIMEDFQSDILTCTPSYAMYLAESLEKEGYTADDISLHGGIFGAEMWTEEMRRSLEEKLGITAHNIYGLTELMGPGVAAECKYQTGLHIQEDHFYPEIIDPETEEILEDGKRGELVLTNLTREGMPVIRFRTKDMTALRRDECPCGRTTVRMDRITGRSDDMLKIKGVMVYPSQIETAILQIEGLTANYQIHVSRPHTLDEIEVKVETSPEVFSDEMKKIEEFERRIAKKIQSAIGISVDVTLVEPESLPRSEGKAIRVIDERNFD
- a CDS encoding dicarboxylate/amino acid:cation symporter; the protein is MLDRLKSISLGNWILIGMVLGLITGVILNLYVHSQFIDIILIDNVFYLGGNIFIKLMKMLVVPLVFCSIVVGVASISDIRKIGTIGGRTILIYLITTALAVSIALLIASFIHPGAGLHMAGLATASNVSTNVTITNTILGMVPDNPINSLANGDMLPVIIFGVLVGIILAKLKEETETINKVFEEGNTIMMEMTSIVMKFAPIGVFCLMAKTFATLGFDGLMPLSKYVICVLIGLAVQAFIVYPSLMVIFTRLNPIKFFKKFYSVMLFAFSSSTSNATIPLNLEKLSELGVSREVSSFTIPLGATINMDGTAIMQGVAVMFAAQAYGMDLGASALLTVIFTAVMASIGTAGVPSVGLITLNMVFTSIGLPVDAIGIIMGIDHILDMFRTAVNVTGDAICTIIVSFKNKSIDLDVFNGKKQAEGSS
- a CDS encoding amino acid-binding protein, encoding MSVKQLSVFLENKEGKLKKAVNAMSQAGVNIRALSIADSSKYGILRLIVSDNELAIKALKEENFTVKETEVIVVGVKDEPNGLNTMLEILEKEHINVEYLYAFVSSKTDEAIVVVKIGNYEDGLKALENANANLLSKEDLAEL